AGCCAATGGTAGTAAGATTGGTATTAACTACCCTGTAGAGAATGCTGAGAGTCTTGGCAACCTCAAATATATCGAGTCACAATTTGCCGCCGCGAACGCAATCAATGATCTTGATCCTGATCTCGTGGATACCACAATACTACGTGCAATGCCGGACTGTCTCGCTGAAGAAGGAGTCGTCCTCCCTGATGATCCCACCCTTGCTGCGAGAGTGAAAGCACTAATCTTTAAGGAAGCTCGTGGGATGCAATCCCGAAGAGATCTATTAGAATACTTAGACAGTCACTTAGAGACTGCTAAGTCACTCGGGCTCTGTATTGATCCGATCAAAAGTGAGAGTACCTACTCTAGGGCAGCTCAAGAATGGAGGATGGATCGGCAGTCCGTCCAAGACGCCATATCAAGACTACAACATTTCCTGTTCAGAAACGGATATATACTCAATTGGGAATCAGAAATGTACACTGAGAATCAACCGATTCCGCATAGCTCACAACTCCCAGATGCACTTTACTGTCAAGGTATGGTGAACTATACTGATCTATTACTTCGCCGATTAGGTGGCATCTCATTTAAACGTGGAACCGGAAATAAGTATAGCCCGCGTGAAATTATTGGTTCCTTGGCCCAACTGGCACTCCACGAGAATCCAACGAAAGCACGCCAACTTTCGAAATGGCATTATGAATCCGATCTCATCACAATGAGTAGAGTAAAACAAATAATATCTAATAATTTTTATAGAAATAATATTATGCTTGCTAAGTCTAGTATTGAAAGTCTCGATAAGACATTGCATCAGATATTATTCAAATTTGCCAACAATTTAGGATTGTATCAGCAACCTATTGATATCGCCCTTGATCCGACTTGGGTACCAGTTACCGATAACGTGGAAGACACTCCAGGAGCGATCAAAAATCCCACAATTGCTGACGATGCGGAAGGAGGGTTTACTTATCCAATGGCAGTTTCGGTTACGCCAATGTCTTCCTTCTCATTAGGTGTGAAATTTGTCACCGATAAATCCCAGTATCATAATGCCTTTCGACAATTGCTGTCAAGAATAAAAGATTTCTGCGATATCGGATGGATTTTTGCAGATAGAGAGTTTGACAGCGCAAATATGATTAGTTTACTTCGATCTGCAGCAGATAAGAAATGGATAATCCGAGTCAGAGAGCATAATAAAGTGATCACTCCGGGCGTATCTCGATCGCTGGAAAAAAACGGTAAAGCACAAGTATCGATCGGGAACCATAATATAAACGTATTCTCAAAAGAGTTCCAGAAACCCAAGTATCCCTTTTTAGAAGAGGGCGAAAATATGATTCTTTTGAGTGATATGCCAATTGAAGATACGAATCCCTCTTTACTAGTTAAAAAGTTTTTCAATAGATGGGGTGTTGAAACGTATATTCGGGAGATAAAGCATGATTTCTCTCCGAAAGTAAATCAAGAACAAGCGCCGATAAACCAATTTATGTTCACGATAGCGAGTGTCTTTTATAATATTTGGAGGATTATTAACCAGTCAACTTCTCCAATATACGGGTTGCCACTCCAACCTCGTTATTATGATGTGCTCAAGTCAATTGTACAATCAACGTTCGCAAGTCGTCACCAGATCCAGTCAGATATCGATAAGTTCGTATGAAGCTAGCTGTAACACCATATTGTCAGTTAATCGAACCGATGCAGGTTTACCACTCTAAAACAACCAGAGAAGATAAGCCAGCTCCTGAAATACGGTGGATTGTCGGGGAAAATATACGAATAATCGGTTTTGACGAATTCAAATATCAGATCAGACTTACAATCGTCCGATTAGATGGTGAGAGTTGTGCCGTCTCAGATGAGCGGACATCAGAATTTTTCACAGAAGTCCCTGCAACAACTGATCTAAAACCGGTAGTCAATGACACGGAGGTTCACATTGATACAGAATCTCTGCAAAGTCACCTAATTGTTAACAGTGGAGATCTCCAATACAAGATCGAGAAGATACCTGGTTCTGAGCCGCTGGACTTCAGGCAACAGTACCTGCCGATTAGTCAGCCGATTGCAGAGGGTAGTATCCCAGCAAAGAAATTATACCAGTATGTTAAAATGGCCCCGAGTGAGAACCTACAGGTGAAAATTAGCGACCAAGCCGTTGAGTTTATTTCAGAATCATCCTTTGATGAACTACGATGGGGTTCCACTGAGGCAAGCACAGTCCACATCAAAAACACAGAACGTACTTATTTATTTGATGTTAATTTATTATACGATACTGTTAAGAGAATACCAGATAACAAAATGCTACAGTTCTTTGTGACTGAAGAGTCCATCAAATTCCGCTATGAACTCGGAAACATTGGTTATGTGAATTATTATCAGCGGACTAAAAGCAGCAGTGATACATTTGTCATATAATATTACAGTGAATACTGGCGGTGGTGCAGAACTGTTCTCATAGCGTGATGGCGGTGGTGCAGAAGTCTTCACAAGTGAGTGGTAGGACGAAATTGATGTGTCCAGCAGCAAGTCCGTCCTACCGAGTAACGATCCGGTCGAACGCTTTACACAACGTGGAGAGGAGATCGGCCGCGCTGAGGCCAATCCCCCCAGTTATTTGTGGCATCTCTTTGAGCAAGTCAATCGTCATTCGATAGGACGTATCAAGGTAAATCCGCAGACAGTGTAGGGAAACGAAGGCGTAATACTGCTATTCGGTACGGTACAGAATCTCCAGCAAATTTCACACTGAACAACAAGTACAATGCCTTTCCTTTTGTTACTTGGAAATTGGAAATCACAATGCAGATAGAAGAGTACGTCGAGCAGATTTCCGACGCACATGGCATCCAAGGTTCGACTGTTCTGCCAGACGGGACAATCGTTTTCACAGCCTACCGAGACGGCGAATACGAGTTGTGTACACTAGACGAGCAACTCACAGAAACTGACGGCGACATTACGTACCCAGAACGGCTTGAAGGCCGCGAATCGGTCGTCGCTCACCGGGATGTCGACGGTAACGAGGCCTACGACCTCGTCGAAGTCGATCCAGAAGCCGGTACCGTGACACCAATCCTCGACGATCAGTTCCAGAACCAAAATCCCCAACAGAATCCGACTGATCCTGCTCAGTTGGCTTTCGTCTCCACCCGCGACCGTTCGCTTGATTTGTACACCCTTGGCCTCGAAACGGGTGAGGTGACGAAACGCTCCGAGAATGACGACCCAGTCTGGGGGTACGCGTGGTCGCCCGACGGTGATGCACTCGTCTACCAGTCCGGCGCTGGTGATGGGGACGCCCTCCGGCTCATTGATCTTGACACAGAGACTGACGAGGTACTGGTCGACGAGCCGGACTCGGAGCAATCCCTATCGATGACTAGCCGCCATCAAGGACGTGGCGCGTGGTCGGACAACGGCATCGTCTTCACGACGAACCACGAGACCGGCTACCGGGAACTTGCCGTCGCTGATCCATCGGGTGACTACGACCTCCACCACGTGACTGAATGGGACAAGTATGACCCTCGCTGGACACCTGACGGCGACATCGTCTTCGTCGAACCACGTAATGGGAATCGAGAAATCCGGCGTCTTGACGATGGTGAGGTTGAAACCATCGAGTCGGTCGGCGCACACGTGTATCGCGACCCGACTAAAAACGGCGTCTACTACGCTAACTACAGTCCAACTGAGGCGGGCGACCTCAAGAAAGATGGCGAAACAGTTGTTGTCGAGTCGGAGGTTGACTTCCCGACGACTGCCCCCGAAGAAATGACCTACAAATCAGGCGACGGGCAGGAAATTTCTGCCCGTCTCTACACGCCCGACGAGGAGCCGGTCGGTGGGATTGTCAACATTCACGGCGGGCCGCCAGCCCAACACTACAACCGTCTCGATCCCACCACCCAGACGCTCGTCCAGAGTGGGTTCGAGGTACTCGCTCCTGACTATCGTGGGAGCGTCGGGTATGGCCGAGAATTCCGAACCTCAAACATCGGTAATATTGGGGCTGTCGATGTAGATGATGTCGCCGCAGGGGCAGCATATCTGCGTGAGCGTGGCCGCTCGCAGGTCGGCGCGATCGGAGCCTCATGGGGTGGCTATTTGACGCTTATGGGAGCCTCGACCACAGACGCGTTCGATGCGGGTGCCAGTATCTGTGGGCTCGTTAATCTGGAAACCGCGGTCGAGAACGCTCGCGGCTATCTGGGAGAGGTAATGGAGAGACTAGCAGGGGGGACGCCAGAGGAAGTACCGGAACTGTACGAAGAGCGGTCGCCAATCGCTCACGTCGACGACATCAATGTGCCGTTGCTTGTCGTCCAAGGCGCCAACGATCCGCGCGTTCCCCAGAGTGAGGCCGAACAACTCATATCCTCACTTGAGGAGCGTGACATTCCACACGAGTACCTTCTCTTTGAAGACGAGGGCCACGGCGTAGTGAAAACGGAGAACACGGCGGAATACCTCAATCGTACTGTCTCACTTTTCGAGACAGCATTTGAGAGCTAAAGCGTCCAAATCTCGTCGGCGGACTTTCAACACTATCGTGGAAAAGTGTCGGCACCTGGCTAAACAAGCGTTGGGGAAGCACGCGGGCGAGCCCGCCAGCGGCGGGTTCGCCTGCTGGAAGCACGTTGTCATCCACTGTTTCCGGCGTGAAGAGGGCTATAGCTTCCGTGAAACCGAAAATCGGCTGGAGTACATGACCGCACTGCTGGAGGTACTTGATATAGAGGAGGGAGATGTCCCTGATTTTACCACGCTCAACAAATCGTTTGATCGGTTCAAAATGTGGGTCTGGCGGGCGTTGCTACGCGTTTCAGCGCAGCAACACCCGCAGTCTGGTCACGTCGCTCTCGACAGCACGTTCTTCGATCGTGGCCACGCCTCAGCGTACTACCGTACGCGTAGCGTGTCATAGAAACATTCACAGACGATTCTCCGCGGTGCTACCGGATAGTGAAATGTTGGAGTAGATATAATTCCAGAACGCGGTGCAACATACAGAGGTTGGATGCACCACTACGGACTTGTTTATTCCGAGTAGGTCGTCTGCATTGTCTGGTAAGATTGTATAGCAAATCTATGGTATCAGCTGTTTTTCCATCTCGACAAGCGTGAGTTCGATACCGTCCTGATACTCGTGATTATGCTCCATCACACGTTCGTACCCTTGGGCCTCGTAGAATGACACCGCGTTACGTGAGGCCCACAATCCAACGAATTGGAGCCATCCACTCCGGAGCCGCCGCCAGCGCCGCTATCGTCCGTCTTCATATCTTCAAGTTTGTCGATGTCCACGCCGAGTTGTTCCACGAGTTGCTGTAATTCGGTGGTGTTCGTGGTCTTATAGGACCGTTCTGGACTAGAGAGTTCAACATCCTCCATTTCGTGCCGACCGAGTGGGACATCGACGGATACGTGTAAGCCCAATGTGAACAGCCAGACTGGCAATGCCATTTCTGACTGTCACAGCCACTGTTGGAGCCGCCGTTGCTGTTGCCCTTACGCTTACTGGTATCGTGTGTCTTGATCGCGAGGGCGTCCGGCGGACAACCCACTCAATATGGGGGCAGATCATCGAACTAGGACCGTATCTCGGCCTGGCCGGGGCGATATTCTTGCTAAAACAGCTTACTGGCGACGCCAGCCTCCGATTATCGAAGGCGATCGGCCTGAACATCACGGCCGCGATATACAGCATCGAGGGAGAAGCAGTCGCACACATTCAGCAGTTGACGCCATCAGTCTTGATTCCCGTTTTCTCCGGCGTTTACCTCTTAGGATTCGCATATCTGGTTGCAACGCCGGTCGTGCTGTACTTTTTCTCCTCGTCAATGGAGACACTGAAACAGCTGATCGTGGCGTATATTA
This window of the Halapricum desulfuricans genome carries:
- a CDS encoding transposase, translated to MTITTGVEADKHDPFVSRLPVDRDQTQSIDLLYNVQNLIDIHQIQRANGSKIGINYPVENAESLGNLKYIESQFAAANAINDLDPDLVDTTILRAMPDCLAEEGVVLPDDPTLAARVKALIFKEARGMQSRRDLLEYLDSHLETAKSLGLCIDPIKSESTYSRAAQEWRMDRQSVQDAISRLQHFLFRNGYILNWESEMYTENQPIPHSSQLPDALYCQGMVNYTDLLLRRLGGISFKRGTGNKYSPREIIGSLAQLALHENPTKARQLSKWHYESDLITMSRVKQIISNNFYRNNIMLAKSSIESLDKTLHQILFKFANNLGLYQQPIDIALDPTWVPVTDNVEDTPGAIKNPTIADDAEGGFTYPMAVSVTPMSSFSLGVKFVTDKSQYHNAFRQLLSRIKDFCDIGWIFADREFDSANMISLLRSAADKKWIIRVREHNKVITPGVSRSLEKNGKAQVSIGNHNINVFSKEFQKPKYPFLEEGENMILLSDMPIEDTNPSLLVKKFFNRWGVETYIREIKHDFSPKVNQEQAPINQFMFTIASVFYNIWRIINQSTSPIYGLPLQPRYYDVLKSIVQSTFASRHQIQSDIDKFV
- a CDS encoding S9 family peptidase, encoding MQIEEYVEQISDAHGIQGSTVLPDGTIVFTAYRDGEYELCTLDEQLTETDGDITYPERLEGRESVVAHRDVDGNEAYDLVEVDPEAGTVTPILDDQFQNQNPQQNPTDPAQLAFVSTRDRSLDLYTLGLETGEVTKRSENDDPVWGYAWSPDGDALVYQSGAGDGDALRLIDLDTETDEVLVDEPDSEQSLSMTSRHQGRGAWSDNGIVFTTNHETGYRELAVADPSGDYDLHHVTEWDKYDPRWTPDGDIVFVEPRNGNREIRRLDDGEVETIESVGAHVYRDPTKNGVYYANYSPTEAGDLKKDGETVVVESEVDFPTTAPEEMTYKSGDGQEISARLYTPDEEPVGGIVNIHGGPPAQHYNRLDPTTQTLVQSGFEVLAPDYRGSVGYGREFRTSNIGNIGAVDVDDVAAGAAYLRERGRSQVGAIGASWGGYLTLMGASTTDAFDAGASICGLVNLETAVENARGYLGEVMERLAGGTPEEVPELYEERSPIAHVDDINVPLLVVQGANDPRVPQSEAEQLISSLEERDIPHEYLLFEDEGHGVVKTENTAEYLNRTVSLFETAFES
- a CDS encoding phosphatase PAP2 family protein, whose amino-acid sequence is MPFLTVTATVGAAVAVALTLTGIVCLDREGVRRTTHSIWGQIIELGPYLGLAGAIFLLKQLTGDASLRLSKAIGLNITAAIYSIEGEAVAHIQQLTPSVLIPVFSGVYLLGFAYLVATPVVLYFFSSSMETLKQLIVAYIINYIGGIVFYTLFIAYGPRKYVSEHVDGLLFDLFPQTRHLTGAVSVSSNVFPSLHTSLSVTVLLFALRTQRTYPAWAVIATVVAGAVVLSTMVLGIHWLTDVVAGVALAFVAVWSAERALSAPKETAS